GGGGCTGGTGTGGGGCCATGGACAGAAATTGGACTGCGGTCAGGGATGACCACAATGGGATATGGAAACCACTTCCTCATCTTTGTGTTCGGAAGGACTTCACAATTGGAGGCCATGGTGGGGGTTGGGCTGGCCTGGCCCCATGGAGGTTGAGCCTGGGGCGGGGGCTGAGACCGTCCTAGGGTGCAGGtgccaacctaataataataatggtatttgttaagcacttactttgtgccaggtactgttctaagcactggggagaataataataataataacattattatggtatttgtgcgtggctcagtggaaagagcccgggcttcggagtcagaggtcgtgggttcaaatcccggctccgccatttgtcagctgtgtgactttgggcaggtcacttcatttctctgggcctcagttccctcatttgtaaaatggggattaagactgtgagccccccatggggcaacctgatcaccttgtaacctccccagtgcttataacagtgctttgcacatagtaagcacttaataaacgccattattattattattatgtgccagacactgttctaagcgccggggagatacaagataattgggttggacacagtccctatcctgcacaggtctcaccgccttaatccccattttacagatgagggaactgaagcccagaaaagtgaagtgacttgctcaagttcacacagcagacaagtggcggagccaggattagaacccatgactttctgactcccaagcccgggctctagcctctaTGTCGTCCTGCTTCTCTGGGGCAGGCATCCCCGGTCTGGCTCGGGGACAGGGATGCAGTGATTGCCCCCTACGCCTTCCTCGCGCCCCCGCTCCCCACCACTGCCCATCCCGCCGCGGGGGTCCCACCTTCACGGAGAAAATGAAGGCAATGAGGCCGAGGCAGCAGAAGTTCAGGTAGAGGGTGTTGAAGAAGGACCAGACCAGGTAATCTCGGGGCTGAAAGGAGCTGACGGCCGTGGGGATGGAGATGACCGTCGAGGGGCCCGGCCCAGGCGGGGGCCCGGAGACAGGCCTGGAGTAGTCGGGGCTGTCCATGGCCGGGAGCGGGCTTGGAGATCGGCGACtggaaggccagtggcagaagcaatggagaatcagagggaaagaggaagggccagagggaaaggggcagaacGAACAGCCCCCTAAAACCCATCcggctcctcctgcctcctcttgctTCACCCAGCAACTTCAGTCCCGACAAaccggggaggggagagtcaaagAGAATCGGTaggcctacagggagcttaccacCTATCAGGGGAGAGGCTCTTTAGATAAATAATAAGTGGGGGAAGAAataaaagcagtgcttggcacctagtaagcgcttaacaaataccatcatcattattattattattacataaacataggtgctgcagggaagggggagggggtcagagggACAGCAAGACAACCGTAGGCCCGAGTGGCAATTGGGAAATTGGGTGAAGAAATGAGAGGTGAATTGGGTAAGGCAATGtggtccggtggaaagagcactgtctgtttgctgtaaccttgggaaagttacctggcttctctgtgcctcaattaggctgagaacccgggcctgggagttagaaggacccgagttcttatcccggctccgccacttgtctgctgtgtgaccctgggggagtctcacttcacttctcggggcctcagttccctcacctgtaaaatggagagtaagactgtgagccccatgtgggacagggactgtgtccaacctgactagtttggatataccccagcacttagaacggtgcttaatacatagtaagagcttaacaaacaccatcatcaccaacAGTCAAGcaatccccgtgggacaacctgatcctcttgtaacctccccagcgcttagaacagtgctttgcacatagtaagcacttaacaaatggcattattattattattactcatattttttgagcatttactgtatgcagagactgtactaatttcttgggagagtacaatgtaacagagttggtaggtacatttccTGCACTCcacaacctcatctggaaaatggggattgagactgtgagccccacttgggacagggttcgggtccaaccagattatcttgtatccagcacttaatataatgcctggcatatagtaaactcttaacaaatgtaccttttttttaaaaaaaaagagtgcaatttgggttgtagtgggagaagagagtagacgggtgagagggagagagttggaggaggaatCTGGAAGCTAagaaggtttaggagggaaagtagggagttctgtttcagacatgttgaaTGAAAGGAGCCCGTGGGGCTGCCTCCAAGACAGAAGGAGGTTTCAGCAGAAAAAGGAAAGAGCTAGAGAGGTGGATTGGGTAGCTAAAcaaccatgaataataataataataatcctggtatttgttaagcacttactatgtaccaggcactgtactaagcactgggttggagacaaggaaattgggctggactccctgccccacgtggggctcacagtctcagtccccattttacagatgaggttactgaggcccagagaataataataatagtaattatggtatttcttaggcacttgctatgtgccaggcactgtgcttagttggatacaagcaactcaggttggacacagtcccttgtcccacgtgggtctgacagtctcaatccccattttccagatgaggtaactgaggcacagaaaagtgaaatgacttccccagggtcacacagcagacaagtggcagaggcaggattcgaacccatgaccttctgggtcccaggcctgtgctctaataggggatgggaggggaggagaatgtgTTCCCGTAACAGAATCGAACTCGGGGACGGGGTCAAGCTGGAGAAGGAGGAACTGaggttggggtagatgcaggatcatcaggttggatgcagtccccatcccacctgtggctcacagacttcatctccattttacagatgaggtgaatgaggcacagagaagtgaagtgacctacccaaggtcatgcagcagacatgtggtaaagctaggattagaacccaggtccgctgactccagttccaggctctttccactggatcgcACTGCTACTCAGTCTTTGAGAGTGAAACCAATTGCAATTATCCGATGATTTTCTCACCATCAGGACCAAGCTAGCCCTGCTCCCTAGCCCTGCCTATCCCCCAAAGGCTCTGACTCACCCGTGGCCAAGTCCAATCCCCCACGTTTGGTGACCGGTCTCAGGGATGGCCAGTCTCCACATCCATCAAGCAAtgaaacaatcaatggcatttattgagcacttagtcaatcgtatttactgagcacttactgtgtgcagagcactgtactaggcacttgggaaaggaacatataacaatagaacagattcaTTCCCCGCTCAtatcaagcttgcagtctagagggtgcttacagtctggaaggtgatcactctgtactaagcactcttctgaatccttgggatagtacagtggaGTTGTTAGATACGattggaatgagtatgcctctgcttgactctctctcccttagtcgagactggtagactactggaaactccccaggtacgaccctgagaggggactaagtgctttgaagagtacagtataacacagtttggctacacagtaagtgctcaataaagaccatcgattgattaagatCAGACACACAACTCCTTCCCCATATAGGGCTTACaacctatcttatccccattttatagacaaggaaactgaggtccagagggggTAAATGACtggtccgaagtcacacagtaggccagtgatgGAGCTGAAACTTGAActcgggtaaaatggggattcaatacctgttcccactattagagtgcgagccccatgtcgggaagggactgtgtgcaacctgattaacttgaatctacccctgcacctagtacagtgcatgacacacagtaagcacttaatcattattatcatcgttattattactgtcatccaCCCTCCAAGGTTATGAGTGAAGAACTGAACCCTCTATGGGACCAGACTTAGGGCTTCCCCTTcttaggtctcccccttctagactgtgagcccactgtttggtagggactgtctctatatgttgccatcttgtacttcccaagcgcttagtacagtgctgtgcacacagtaaacgctcaataaatacgattgaatgaatgaatgaatgattctgggcCTCAAGGACTTTATAATCTAGTTTACAAATGAATGACCAATgacccattgactgactgacaaattgaCTGACAGATGATGGGTGGCTGACTGATGctctgacagactgactgaggtTTTGACAGACGATTGACCAACACTCCGACAGACTGATTAACACTCTGACAGACCGACTGACTTTCTGACAGACTCTCTGAggggaagcatggcctaatggaaaaagcccaggcctaggcgtcagaggacttgagttttaatcccagctctggcacttaataataataataacaataataatgatggcttttgttaagtgcttactactactactactactactactactactactactactactactactactactaatggcatttgttaagtgcttactatgtgcaaagcactgttctaagcactggggagaatacgaggtgatcagattgtcccacgtggggctcacagtcttcatgtgctctgcacacagtactatgtgccaagcactgttctaagcactgggggaaatacaagatgatcaggttgtcccacgtggggctcacaatcttaatccccgttttacagatgaggtaactgaggcccagagaagttaagtgacttgcccaaaatcacacagcagacaagtggcagagccgggattagaacccatgactttctgacccccaggcccaatctctatccactatgccatgctccccAAAGCTGTGCTTAAGAATGTTGAATGCTACAGGAACACACCTGCCCCTCGGAgttctcctattattattattgcctttttaattttttaaattgtatttgttaagcgcttactatgggccaagcactgtactaagtgctagggtagattaaagctaatcaatttggtcaCAGTCCACATCCTTTATGGGGtgcagagtcctaatccccattttacagatgggctaactgaggcacagagaaatgaagtgacttgcccacggtcatacagcagacaagtggatgagctggggttggaacccagctccttctgactcccatttattccatccaataggccatgctgcttcctctctggGCTTGGGGCAGGGTTGGTGCGGCCgaaggggagtggaggggaaaatGTCCTGCCCAAAGGCAGTGGAAAGAatgaggtaataaaaataataataagtgtggtatttgttaagcgcttactatgtgccaggccctgtattaagcgctgggaggggttgcaagcaaatcggttgtacacagtccctgtcccatgtggggctcacagtctcaatccccgttttacagatgagggaactgaggcccagagaagtgaagtgacttgcccagggtcatacagcagacaaatggcagagctgagactattaattcattcattcattcaatcatatttattgagcgcttactgtgtgcagagcactgtactaagcacttgggaagtacaagttggcaacatatagagacggtccctacccaacagcgggctcacagtctagaagggggagacagacaacaaaacaaaacatattaacaaaataaaataaatagaataaatatgtacaaataaaataaataaatagagtaataaatatgtacaaacatatatacgtatacatagcccactgttgggtagggactgtctctatatgttgccaacttgtacttcccaagcgcttagtacagtgctctgcacacagtaagtgctcaataaatacgattgatgttgatacgtatacatatatagactaaaatccatgaccttctcactcccaggcctgtgttctatccactacattatgctgcttcctgagataataataatgatggtatttgttaagcgcttactatgtgcaaagcactgatctaagcgctgagatgaccTCAAAAGAGTCAAACCATCCCCATAGTCTCTGCAATTCTGGGCCCAGGGTCGGGACCTGATAGCTGATTGCGGTTCAGGTCTAGTTGGGGATCGGCTGAATGGGGGACACCCCCAAAGCCAGCGGCCTGggtcgccatcatcatcaatcgtatttattgagcgcttactgtgtgcagagcactgtactaagcgcttgggaagtacaagttggcaatatatagagacggtccctacccaacagtgggctcacagtctaaaaacccctTCTGGTTTGGGTGGGGACCAGATCTGGACAAGGCTGCGGTAGCCACCAACTCTCCGTGGCCCCCGGACAAACCACTCTTCCTGTCCGGGCCCGGCTACCATCCACGGGCCCGGGGTTCGAGGCCGGCTTACTCTCCGAACCCCGTTAGGATGGTCGCCCCTGCTCCGACGCCCTTgggcaccctctctgggcctccatgggTCCAGGGGCCAGTGAATCACGAGCCGTTCTGGCCACACTCTTGGGGGGCCTGGAGAGCGCCCGGCCGGCCCCGCAGCCCCAAGGCGGAACCCGTGACAAAAGGGAAcaccactggactctcccaatcacttagtacagtgttctgcacacagtaagtgctcaataaataccactgaacgaatgaattcaccCGTGCCTCCTgcctatcatcaatcatcatcagtcgtatttattgagcgcttactatgtgcagagcactgtactaagcacttgggaagtacaaattggcaacatatagggacagtccctacccaacagtgggctcacagtctaaaagggggaggcagagaacaaaactaaagatactaacaaaataaaatagaatagatatgtacaagtaaaataaataaataaataaatagagtaataaatatgtacaaacatatatacacatatataggtgctgtggggaagggaaggaggtaagatggggggatggagggggagaggaaggaaggggctcagtctgggaaggcctcctggaggaggtgagctctcagtaggggcttgaagggaggaagagagctagcttggcggatgggcagagggagggcattccaggcccgggggaggacgtgggccgggggtcgatggcgggacaggcgagaacgaggtacggtgaggagattatctattattgattttatttcaatgtctgtctctcccaccggATTTACAGCTCTGTGAGGGCTGAGATCGTAACTACtgcctctattaataataataataataataatggcatttattaagcacttactatatgcaaagcactgttctaagcactggggtggttacatggtgatcaggttgtcccacggggggggctcacagtcttcatccccattttacagatgagggaactgaggcgcagagaagtgaagtgacttgcccaaagtcacacagctgacaagtagcggagcccgggtttgaacccacgacctctgactccaaagcccgggctctttccactgagccatgaactcttccaagtgctaagcgcttagtacagtgctctaatcgcttagtacagtgctctgcatccagtaagtgctcagtgaatatgatcgaatgagtgaagcgcttagtacagtgctctgcacacagtaagtgctcaataaatacgattgaatgaatgaatgaatggatacccaGGAagatgcatggcttagtggatagagcctgggactagacgtctgaaggtcatggattctaatcccagttctgtcacttgtctgctgtgtgtccttgggcaagtcgctttacttctctgtgcctcagttacctcatctgtaaaatggtgattaaaacagtGAGGCCCATACGGGatggagactttgtccaacctgatttgcttgtttccactttggcgcttaataccgtaattataatcatcatgatggatgggtggattgattgGTTACTGACTTAGGTGGGCTAACATTGTGGTGGTGTTCTCTGGGCTCTGGTGGTGTAGACAGCCAGGCCCAGGAGGGCTCCAATGAtggatggcttaacaaataccgtaattataatcatcatgatggatggatggattgattggttattgACTTAGGTGAGCTAACATTGTGGTGGTGTTCTCTGGGCTCTGGTGGTGTAGACAGCCAGGCCCAGGAGGCCTCCAGGGCTGAGTTTGGGCCTCAGGGCTGGAGTCGGGCTGGGGGTGACCACGGGGAGGTTAGTGCGTTCCCATGGGTTGGACTCTGGGACCCCAGCggaccccttcctcccctccgagATGCCCCCAGCTCC
This genomic stretch from Tachyglossus aculeatus isolate mTacAcu1 chromosome 22, mTacAcu1.pri, whole genome shotgun sequence harbors:
- the LOC119944151 gene encoding interferon-induced transmembrane protein 3-like, with amino-acid sequence MDSPDYSRPVSGPPPGPGPSTVISIPTAVSSFQPRDYLVWSFFNTLYLNFCCLGLIAFIFSVKARDRKVMGDLVGAKDYSQTAKCLNIIAVAACFFSIFICIVITVGIVLSAR